The Aeromicrobium sp. Leaf245 genome includes a region encoding these proteins:
- a CDS encoding metalloregulator ArsR/SmtB family transcription factor: protein MAMKHHPSDGHVTRRTGAGARTHEQHRHADLDGGTDGTDLVARLLHGFADPGRLRILEHLRLGEHRVVELTAHLGLAQSTVSAHLACLRDCGLLDVRHEGRSSYYRLAHPEATEALLRASSLLLDRTTGPDATEPTGAA, encoded by the coding sequence ATGGCGATGAAGCATCACCCGTCCGACGGCCACGTCACCCGGCGGACCGGAGCGGGCGCGCGGACCCACGAGCAGCACCGGCACGCCGACCTCGACGGCGGGACCGACGGCACCGACCTCGTCGCCCGGCTGCTCCACGGGTTCGCCGACCCCGGCCGGCTGCGGATCCTCGAGCACCTCCGGCTCGGTGAGCACCGCGTGGTCGAGCTGACCGCCCACCTGGGGCTCGCCCAGTCCACGGTCTCGGCCCACCTGGCGTGCCTGCGCGACTGCGGCCTGCTCGACGTGCGCCACGAGGGCCGCTCGTCCTACTACCGACTGGCCCACCCGGAGGCCACCGAGGCGCTGCTGCGCGCGAGCAGCCTGCTGCTCGACCGCACCACCGGCCCCGACGCGACCGAGCCGACCGGAGCGGCCTGA